A section of the Arabiibacter massiliensis genome encodes:
- the rpoD gene encoding RNA polymerase sigma factor RpoD — MAQASKKQAPAQTDDQAAKAPIDTEEILDDEALDADPDVVSADALDDDKLDSGLSDDSGLSDESDEDLLEGIPEEELKATVEVQLPRVTKSKVRSSARKRNADASVTMLTGDPVRMYLKEIGKVPLLTAAEEIDLAMKIEAGVAATEELERAEDEGVELERREKRRLGRIEQMGLDAKQQLIEANLRLVVSIAKRYVGRGMLFLDLIQEGNLGLIRAVEKFDYTKGFKFSTYATWWIRQAITRAIADQARTIRIPVHMVETINKLVRIQRQLLQELGREPSPEEIGKEMGLSAERVREIQKISQEPVSLETPIGEEEDSQLGDFIEDDAAVVPPDAASFSMLQEQLSKVLDGLAERERKVIALRFGLEDGHPRTLEEVGREFGVTRERIRQIESKTLAKLRHPSRSSKLKDYLED, encoded by the coding sequence GTGGCCCAAGCCTCAAAGAAACAAGCGCCCGCGCAAACGGATGACCAAGCTGCGAAAGCCCCGATCGATACCGAAGAGATACTTGATGACGAGGCGCTCGACGCCGACCCGGACGTGGTCTCGGCCGATGCGCTCGACGACGATAAGCTCGACAGCGGCCTGTCCGACGACAGCGGCCTGTCCGATGAAAGCGACGAGGACCTGCTCGAGGGAATCCCCGAGGAGGAGCTCAAGGCCACCGTGGAGGTGCAGCTGCCCCGGGTGACCAAGAGCAAGGTGCGCTCGTCGGCCCGCAAGCGCAACGCCGACGCCAGCGTGACCATGCTCACGGGCGACCCGGTGCGCATGTACCTGAAGGAGATCGGCAAGGTGCCGCTGCTCACGGCCGCCGAGGAGATCGACCTGGCCATGAAGATAGAGGCCGGCGTCGCCGCCACCGAGGAGCTCGAGCGCGCCGAGGACGAGGGCGTCGAGCTCGAGCGCCGCGAGAAGCGCCGCCTCGGCCGCATCGAGCAGATGGGCCTCGATGCCAAGCAGCAGCTCATCGAGGCGAACCTGCGCCTCGTCGTGTCCATCGCCAAGCGCTACGTGGGCCGCGGCATGCTGTTCCTCGACCTCATCCAGGAGGGCAACCTCGGCCTCATCCGCGCGGTGGAGAAGTTCGACTACACGAAGGGCTTCAAGTTCTCCACGTACGCCACCTGGTGGATCCGCCAGGCCATCACGCGCGCCATCGCCGACCAGGCCCGCACCATCCGCATCCCGGTGCACATGGTGGAGACCATCAACAAGCTCGTGCGCATCCAGCGCCAGCTTCTGCAGGAGCTCGGCCGCGAGCCGAGCCCCGAGGAGATCGGCAAGGAGATGGGGCTGTCTGCCGAGCGCGTGCGCGAGATCCAGAAGATCTCGCAGGAGCCCGTGAGCCTGGAGACGCCCATCGGCGAGGAGGAGGACTCCCAGCTGGGCGACTTCATCGAGGACGACGCCGCCGTGGTGCCGCCCGACGCTGCGAGCTTCAGCATGCTGCAGGAGCAGCTGAGCAAGGTGCTCGACGGCCTGGCCGAGCGCGAGCGCAAGGTGATCGCGCTGCGCTTCGGGCTCGAGGACGGGCATCCGCGCACGCTCGAGGAGGTCGGCCGCGAGTTCGGCGTCACGCGCGAGCGCATCCGCCAGATCGAGAGCAAGACCCTCGCGAAGCTGCGCCACCCGTCCCGCTCGTCCAAACTGAAGGACTACCTCGAAGATTAA
- a CDS encoding extracellular solute-binding protein, with protein MTQTTRRTARAARRWTLVLALVAALAGLGALAGCSEGGAGGEGSGDEEIVLTVSKRRVDMLPQGIMDEMVRRHPNLRFEFDVNANGNYSGQQILELEHHDIPDILVNTRNLDLTEDLENNLVDLAGYDFMSRYLPSVVDRLSMDGRVFYLPGYLTYSGLIYNKEMFAEHGWELPRSLEDLIALNEQAKAEGIRLLSYSLDLPGSRFLHLTNIASAQFIHTPQGIDWERRFLAGEAAMTGVFEPYMDEFQLWLDAGLITADDLSLTAQDSTKLFASGQAAMCYGLSSSVSANDFDFEAGVAPFLAKGEGQENAWYFYWTSGLYGINKKLEEPGNEEKLAIALEMFEFMSTPEGQEILMGGAEGRYSSTKGTADDDDALLGDYADVVERNNLVEAATYATAALPGGNALGEFMQGQATSAEVLAACDDAMAESKSETQMGEKLGRVTRDLSKDETVRYFAEAFREHQGTDLGLMLPGGLPNGQLHVNGVCGRLYEGDFYSNQLTILLPYTNEPTTLATARISGAELRGLLESGQTFEQKGWTGDLLPFYYEVAGAEVSYDDAHKVTSLSVGGREVADGDEFTVTYLAGTVDEESVSDVQVTEHQPIGAATEYMAAHPDIG; from the coding sequence ATGACTCAGACGACTAGAAGGACGGCCCGGGCGGCGCGTCGCTGGACGTTGGTGCTCGCGCTGGTTGCGGCGCTGGCTGGATTGGGCGCGCTCGCAGGCTGCTCGGAGGGCGGCGCGGGCGGCGAGGGGTCGGGCGATGAAGAGATAGTGCTCACGGTGTCGAAGCGCCGCGTGGACATGCTGCCCCAGGGCATCATGGACGAGATGGTGCGCCGCCATCCCAACCTGCGCTTCGAGTTCGACGTGAACGCCAACGGCAACTACTCCGGCCAGCAGATCCTCGAGCTGGAGCACCACGACATCCCCGACATCCTGGTGAACACGCGCAACCTGGACCTCACTGAGGATCTGGAGAACAACCTGGTGGATCTGGCGGGCTACGATTTCATGAGCCGCTACCTTCCCAGCGTGGTCGACCGCCTCAGCATGGACGGGCGCGTGTTCTATCTGCCCGGCTACCTCACCTATTCCGGGCTCATCTACAACAAGGAGATGTTCGCCGAGCACGGCTGGGAGCTGCCGCGCTCGCTGGAGGACCTCATCGCGCTCAACGAGCAGGCGAAGGCGGAGGGCATCCGCCTGCTGTCGTATTCCCTGGATCTGCCGGGCAGCCGCTTCCTCCACCTCACCAACATCGCGTCGGCCCAGTTCATCCACACGCCGCAGGGCATCGACTGGGAGCGGCGGTTCCTTGCCGGCGAGGCCGCCATGACCGGCGTGTTCGAGCCGTACATGGACGAGTTCCAGCTGTGGCTGGACGCCGGCCTCATCACGGCCGACGACCTGAGCCTTACCGCCCAGGACTCCACGAAGCTGTTCGCAAGCGGGCAGGCGGCCATGTGCTACGGGCTGAGCAGCTCCGTGAGCGCGAACGACTTCGACTTCGAGGCGGGGGTGGCGCCGTTTCTGGCGAAGGGAGAGGGCCAGGAGAACGCCTGGTACTTCTACTGGACGAGCGGCCTTTACGGCATCAACAAGAAGCTCGAGGAGCCCGGCAACGAGGAGAAGCTGGCCATCGCGCTGGAGATGTTCGAGTTCATGAGCACGCCGGAGGGCCAGGAGATACTCATGGGCGGCGCCGAGGGGCGCTACTCCTCCACGAAAGGGACGGCCGACGACGATGACGCGCTGCTGGGCGACTACGCCGACGTGGTGGAGCGCAACAACCTGGTGGAGGCCGCCACCTACGCCACGGCGGCGCTTCCCGGCGGCAACGCCCTGGGCGAGTTCATGCAGGGGCAGGCCACCTCGGCCGAGGTGCTGGCCGCCTGCGACGACGCCATGGCCGAAAGCAAGTCGGAGACGCAGATGGGGGAGAAGCTCGGCCGGGTGACGCGCGACCTGAGCAAGGACGAGACGGTGCGCTACTTCGCCGAGGCGTTCCGCGAGCATCAGGGCACCGATCTGGGGCTCATGCTGCCCGGCGGGCTGCCGAACGGCCAGCTCCACGTGAACGGCGTGTGCGGCCGGCTCTACGAGGGCGACTTCTACTCCAACCAGCTCACCATCCTTCTGCCCTATACCAACGAGCCCACCACGCTCGCCACGGCGCGCATCTCAGGCGCCGAGCTGCGCGGGCTTCTGGAGAGCGGCCAGACCTTCGAGCAGAAGGGGTGGACCGGCGATCTTCTGCCGTTCTATTACGAGGTGGCGGGCGCCGAGGTGTCCTACGACGACGCGCACAAGGTGACCTCGCTTTCCGTTGGCGGCCGCGAGGTGGCCGACGGAGACGAGTTCACGGTGACCTACCTTGCCGGCACCGTGGACGAGGAGAGCGTGAGCGACGTGCAGGTGACCGAGCACCAGCCCATCGGAGCCGCCACCGAGTACATGGCCGCCCACCCCGATATCGGCTGA
- a CDS encoding EAL domain-containing protein, producing MGRAPRGRRGAFGLAAGIVAVVLVAVVGGGALVHVYSDTVRNLTREDSIGYLEDISGQITENVRIVTSQIFSALETVERGQRSRVEAGATLAELNAEMAEERARWNLDKLAYVDEDGMWCFADGTQRYVRSQDYLNKTLLEGESSVSGIESMDGRDVLVFSIPVDFEIEGHRMKALVGVYGVEDILHLLSIDSFDGQGFAYIVRSDGSVAVRSAEQTAVSSEYNIVSALETQNPAEQEAAERLRADLASGAQGVVLVDYNGVPTYVCYTPVGVSDWRLLSFVPSSYIDERSNSLYLLTVAVGVTVALVFGAVMLLVVVAQHRNRRRLEHIAYVDPVTGGDTLERFRERFQDAARGDMLHRALVYANIAKFKSYNDREGKEGGDRLLAAVSRMIGERMREGEFTGRVAADHFVTLLNPTDESEVKKRLDEFSIAAAQGSEGARVSMDFGVYLLDEEALKQELTLLIDAANLARTSAEKQVLSGGSRVGFYDARLRRRFLREKELEDRFPAALAGGEFHVFLQPKVALPGRCVDGAEALVRWFGPEGKLFPDEFIPLFERNGMIAQLDFYMFRQVCALLKRWESEGRPLVSISVNISRANFDVPDFFDRYEEHVRENRVPARWLEFEFTESVVFDRIDEINRVIRRIHALGARCSMDDFGSSYSSLNMLRNLEVDIIKLDRGFFVGDASDAGKAESIVGGIVGIARAMRIATVAEGVEELDQVSFLEGIGCDMVQGYVFGRPMPAEQFQEFRIDEGKRGADDSDD from the coding sequence ATGGGTCGCGCACCAAGAGGAAGGCGGGGCGCCTTCGGATTGGCCGCCGGCATCGTCGCGGTCGTCCTCGTGGCGGTCGTAGGCGGCGGCGCGCTCGTCCACGTGTACTCCGACACCGTGCGCAACCTCACGCGTGAAGACAGCATCGGCTACCTCGAGGACATCTCCGGCCAGATCACCGAGAACGTGCGCATCGTGACCTCCCAGATATTCTCGGCCTTGGAGACGGTGGAGCGCGGCCAGAGGAGCCGGGTGGAGGCCGGCGCCACCCTCGCCGAGCTGAACGCGGAGATGGCCGAGGAGCGCGCCCGGTGGAACCTCGACAAGCTCGCCTACGTGGACGAGGACGGCATGTGGTGCTTCGCCGACGGCACGCAGCGCTACGTCCGCTCGCAGGACTACCTCAACAAGACCCTGCTCGAAGGCGAGTCCTCCGTCTCCGGCATCGAGAGCATGGACGGCCGCGACGTGCTCGTGTTCTCCATTCCCGTCGACTTCGAGATCGAGGGCCACCGCATGAAGGCGCTCGTCGGGGTGTACGGCGTCGAGGACATCCTGCACCTGCTGTCCATCGACTCGTTCGACGGCCAGGGCTTCGCCTACATCGTGCGCAGCGACGGCTCGGTGGCCGTGCGCTCGGCGGAGCAGACGGCCGTGAGCAGCGAGTACAACATCGTGTCCGCGCTCGAGACGCAGAACCCCGCGGAGCAGGAGGCGGCCGAGCGGCTGCGCGCCGACCTCGCCTCCGGCGCGCAGGGCGTGGTGCTGGTGGACTACAACGGCGTGCCCACCTACGTGTGCTACACGCCCGTGGGGGTGAGCGACTGGCGGCTGCTGTCCTTCGTGCCCAGCAGCTACATCGACGAGCGCTCCAACAGCCTGTACCTGCTCACCGTTGCGGTGGGCGTCACCGTGGCGCTCGTGTTCGGGGCCGTCATGCTGCTCGTGGTGGTCGCCCAGCACCGCAACCGGCGGCGGCTCGAGCACATCGCCTACGTGGACCCGGTCACGGGCGGCGACACCCTCGAGCGCTTCCGCGAGCGCTTCCAGGACGCGGCGCGCGGCGACATGCTGCACCGGGCCCTCGTGTACGCCAACATCGCGAAGTTCAAGTCGTACAACGACCGCGAGGGCAAGGAGGGCGGCGACAGGCTGCTCGCCGCCGTGAGCCGCATGATCGGGGAGCGCATGCGCGAGGGCGAGTTCACCGGGCGCGTGGCGGCCGACCACTTCGTCACCCTGCTGAACCCCACCGACGAGTCCGAGGTGAAAAAGCGCCTGGACGAGTTCTCCATCGCGGCGGCGCAGGGCAGCGAGGGCGCGCGGGTGTCCATGGACTTCGGGGTGTACCTGCTCGACGAGGAGGCGCTCAAGCAGGAGCTCACGCTGCTCATCGACGCCGCGAACCTGGCGCGCACGAGCGCCGAGAAGCAGGTCCTCTCCGGCGGGTCGCGCGTGGGCTTCTACGACGCCCGGCTGCGGCGGCGGTTCCTGCGCGAGAAGGAGCTCGAGGACCGGTTCCCCGCCGCGCTCGCGGGCGGAGAGTTCCACGTGTTCCTGCAGCCGAAGGTGGCGCTGCCGGGCCGGTGCGTCGACGGCGCCGAGGCCCTGGTGCGCTGGTTCGGGCCCGAGGGCAAGCTCTTCCCCGACGAGTTCATCCCGCTCTTCGAGCGCAACGGCATGATAGCCCAGCTGGACTTCTACATGTTTCGCCAGGTGTGCGCGCTGCTGAAGCGCTGGGAGAGCGAGGGGCGGCCGCTCGTGTCCATCTCGGTGAACATCTCGCGGGCCAACTTCGACGTGCCCGACTTCTTCGACCGCTACGAGGAGCACGTCCGCGAGAACCGGGTGCCCGCGCGCTGGCTCGAGTTCGAGTTCACCGAATCGGTGGTGTTCGACCGCATCGACGAGATCAACCGGGTCATCCGCCGCATCCACGCCCTGGGCGCGCGCTGCTCCATGGACGACTTCGGCTCCAGCTACTCGAGCCTGAACATGCTGCGCAACCTGGAGGTGGACATCATCAAGCTCGACCGCGGGTTCTTCGTGGGCGATGCGAGCGACGCGGGGAAGGCCGAGAGCATCGTGGGCGGCATCGTGGGCATCGCGCGCGCCATGCGCATAGCCACGGTGGCCGAGGGCGTGGAGGAGCTCGACCAGGTGAGCTTCTTGGAGGGCATCGGCTGCGACATGGTGCAGGGCTACGTGTTCGGCCGGCCCATGCCCGCCGAACAGTTCCAGGAGTTCCGTATCGACGAGGGGAAGCGAGGCGCTGATGACTCAGACGACTAG